GCATGACTAGCGGCGGCTTTTCCTAAAGGATAAGCTTCGAGACCGAAGGGCGGAGTGCGGTTTATCCGTGAATCCGCGATTGGCAAATGAGAGGGAATCTTCCCACTCAAAACGCGCCTTAGCTTCGCGTCGCGGGGGTTCTCCCCGTTGAGCTTACCGAGTAAGAAATACCATCGAGTTAATCAGTACGTTTTTATTAGTCGCCATCATAATCAGATGGAGCGAAGCGTTGTGCATCGGATGATTAAACGAGCTTGTAAACGTGCAGGGATTGACCCTAGGGCATCGGCACACTGGTTAAGACATTCTCACGAAGCGCCATTCTTTAGAAGCTGGTTGTAATTTTAGCGTGAGGGATGCTGGGGTTTCGCGACTCTTATCCAATCACGCTGGTGAGGTTGTTGCAGCAGAGTTTAGGTCATGCGAGTGTAACTACTACCGAGAGATATCTGCATATCAGTCCCGATGCGGGAAGTAGCCAGTTCATCGATTTTTAAATCTTATTATTATTTAGAAACAAATCCAAAGGAAAGTGACCGTATGTTCCAGCAACCGAGTCATCTTCACTTTGATAAGAAATAAGAACGCCTCGATATTTTCCTGTATATTTGTTTGAGTAGTAAGACATTTTCTGAGTACTAAATTTTAGATAAACTGGTGATAAACTTTGATTCGCCTTATCTTTCTCCAGATTACTTTGATGCGCGGAAATGCTTGGGGAACCCAAGCTTATTCCACGCGCATGTTGATAACCGAAAGCCTCTAGATAACTAACTAAAGCTGAAAAACCTTGCTGAAAATCCGAAGCGCAAATTCCCAAATTCTGTGATGACGATAAACTCGCTATCAATAGTAAGCTGTTACGAAGTTCCTCTAGTTCTGCTAACGGTTCGGTATTGGTTAGTTGGATAGAATCGTCGTATGACTTTACGATTTTTAGAGCTAACCCTAGAGTTAGAGCGGGTGGTTGTGATGCAGACATAGTAGAGTTGTAGACTTAGCTTAAGGTCTAAATCTATTTATAAAAGATGATTGTACATCTTTATCTAGCCTAAAATAAATTTGTCTGAGACAGAGCTTGAAAATCTATGCTCGACAAGAGCTATTTGCGATCGCTGCTGTTATCAGTCCATAGACAACTAAATTTCTAACCCGATTCATCAACTGCTTAACCTCGGCTGCGATGGAACTCTATTTAGTTTTACTGTTCCCATTAACTAATGGTTTTTAAGCAGGTTTTTTAGGATTGACTTTTTTGCTCGGTCTTTTGTTAAATGCTTTAAAAGTTGGAAATTTAATTTAACACGTTATTCAAATTGTCTCTAAAATGACAAGCAGAGAAAGGAAAAACAACATGAAATATATTTGCTCGGTTTGTAATTACGAATACGATTCAGAAGTAGGCGATCCAGATAGCGGTATCGAGCCGGGGACAGCTTTTGAAGATATACCAGACGATTGGGTGTGTCCTGTTTGTGGAGCAGGTAAATCAGACTTTGAACCAGCCCAGTAGCGTCAATTTTAGAATGCTGGAGATAGCAACTTAATTGATTGTTTTTTTGTTGTTATAAGTTTGTTGGTTGAGTACGATTGCAGTTCGCGCAAAAGTAGAGATAATCATAGTGTTGACGATCGACTATTCTCATCCAACAAAACAAAGATGCGAACGTTTTTATTCTTTTTACTTGCTGCTCTTGGAGAACTTTCTGGATGTTATGCTTTCTGGGCATGGCTGAGACTTGAGAAAAGTATACTCTGGATTATTCCAGGCATCCTAGCCCTGATTGTTTTTGTTTATGCTCTCACCAGAGTAGATTCTAATAACGCAGGAAGAGTCTATGCTGCCTACGGAGGTATCTACATTCTCTCATCACTTTTTTGGCTATGGTTAGCTGAAGGAGTCAAGCCAGATAAGTGGGATTTGTTCGGCGTTGGGATCTCACTGGTGGGAACAATTATAATTTTGTTCGGAGCGCACCAACCATAACAACTTAAGAAACTCTCGTATACTTTTACTTTCATCTTGGCTGCACAATCCTAATCTCTACAGTTCCCACCGCATACTGCTCTTTCAGTAAAGCGCTCGCAGACTCTAAAGGACAGTACGAAAACTTTAATGTAGTACCATTCATTGAAGCTGTAGCATAGTTGTTTTTAGTAAAATTCCCCAAACCAAAAGTTTTGGCTAGGGCATTACCACCAGCATCATTACATACAGGTCCGACATCGGTATTATTAGGACTACCCAAAAGCTCAAAATATCGTCCCACTAGAGAACCGGTTCCTCTCGGCAGTCGCCCTGAAGTTTTGTTGGCGATCGCTCTGGCTTCACCTGCATCTTTGAGGGCGAGAAACTTAGCTGCAATGGTTTCTAGAGCTTCATCCCAGTCAATCGGCTCGAATTGAGAATCAGAAGAGCCTTTTTCTCCTTTAACTCGCTTCATGGGAGTTTGAAGGCGGAAGCGATTGTAAACTAACTCAGTCATCATCGGGGCTTTAACGCACAACTCTCCAGCCTGAACGGGGTCATCTGGTTCGCCCAAAATATCGATAACGCGATCGTTTTTAAGATGAACTTTCAGACCACAAAGAAAATTACAAAACTGACAGGCACTATCAACAATTTTATCTGGCTGTAATGCTCCCGACTGTTGCGTAAAATCGAAGGTACTCTGTCTACGTTCGACAGAGTCTGCTTCGACTCGCTCGAATCGATCTGTTAGATCGGCAGTTGGTTCTGGGGCATTAGACTGCATCTTTGGCTCGTACGACTTCTGTTTTGACCAAATTTGCGCCACTGACGGCAGCCGCACCGAGAGTTACACCCTTTTAAAAAGTTTCGACGCGATCGCGGTTTCTTTTGCCTGTCATTAATTTACTACTTCAGTTGCGGTTTACTTTATTATCGTGTGATGGCGAACATCTGAGCATGAGAAATAGATTAAAAATTCTTTTAAATTTTTCCATTATCTCCGCCGTTTCGCTCAGGGTAGTGTAATAAAAAAGTGTATCAAGTATAAAGCTATCCCACTAAAATTAAAAAGTGATAATCTAATATTGGTGTTTGTATAGCAGGCTCGGCTAGAACCTTCTTAATAATTGTAGTCAGGTCGTTAGGTACTAACGTATCAGCATGGAGAAAACAGAGCAGATCGCCTTTTGCTACTACCTTCGCTCCTAAATTCATTTGTATCGAACGTCCTGCTTGGTCAGAGAGAAGAACTGAAACCCCCGCTTCCCGCGCAATTTTTAAAGTATTGTCTTGACTGCCTCCATCTACGAGCAAAATCTCAAAGGGAGAAAGATTTAAAAGAGTTAAATTATGTAAAGTCCTTGCCAATACATCTTCTTCATTTAAAGTAGGAATAATAATTGAAATTTCAGAAGACATGAGAGAGATATTTTTTCTCGAAAATAGTTTATATCTATAAATTAAGAGAAAAAATCAATAAAACTCCCATTCAACAGAGATTTAAACGACAAGAACGCTTTCATCGCTTCCTTTTTTACTTACTTGTTGACAACTCGCTTACTATTTTTACCTGAGAGATTAATTCATCTAGGGTTTGAATCTGGTTTAATTCTGCCTGAGCAATTGCGACTTTAAGATCGTTATCCTTTTTTTTGAGAATTACTGGATATTCAAATTTACGAGCATATTTTTGCTCAAATTCGTCTCTGTGCAAAAACTCCATCTCGGTATTTGATGATTCTCTAAATTGCTTCCACTGTTTATGTTCTTTAAACAGCCCAAAAGTCAGATCGCAGAGATTACATTCATAAGTTTGAGGACTGAGTGCTTTATGCCCTATATCTATAAGCGTGTTTATCAAACCGTTATCCGCATTATAGACAAATATAAGTTTCATATTTCTCAAGTTAAAGATATCTTATCTAAAGAATGAATATTAACATCAATCCCGAAGTCCAAGAATTCCTACAAAAATATGATTACGCTCCAAGCGCTTGCCCTAAAGGATATGCCCTAAAGGATTAGCTCCTTACGTCCTAAAGGATACCGCTTCGCGACACGAAGTTAGTCCTTTAGGGCATATCGCGTCCTTCGCGTCGCACCCGAATGGGTGTACCCGTAGCGATCGCATCTTCTTAGACGAACGAGGAATCCTTAAACTATTTGCGAAGCTTATCCGTGATAGACAATCTGCTGACTTTTATCTAGACTATAGACTATGCAGATTTAAAAGTGTGGTGTATCTGTCGGGCTATTTATCAGCTATCAACAGTTGAACTGGTTGAATGGCTCAAAAATAGTTTTAAATTCATTTATGGCGAAGGCTAAGCGCTAGCTCCTGATGTTTCTATCCCTATAAGACACGTTTGGTTAATTAACGAGCAAAAAGAAATTATTGAACCAACTTGGGATGCAAATGATTCTGTTTATATAGGAATTCCTTTTTCTACTTCATGGTTTGAATCTTTTCTAAGTGAGCGTTCGACTATTGATAGAGAAGATGAAATCAGCATCTTGAAGGTAATTATCTAGAAAAATATTCACTGCTGAAACAAGGATCGCCAGAGGAGGCGATCGCATAAACGTAAATTGGCTTTTTGATTAATTAAACTCTTTTACTTATCTAGATCGGCAATCATGCCACCGCCAGGGATATGGGCGGTAATATTTTGTTCGTGGGCGAGTTTGTCCTCTGCTGACTGTTCCGGGGTAAACTTTTGCTCCATTTGTGCTGCATCCGCAGAGCTTTCCTTTTGGGCTTCTCGTTTCATGATGTCAGAAGGTTGCTTTGCATCTCTAAAATCGATAGGTCGATCGGGTTTTTGCTCGGTCATATCCTTATTGTTAATGCTTCACTTTACAGTATCGAAAAAGCTTCAATTGTATTAATCCTTCTAAGGAAAGAAAAAAGTCTCAACCGAATTAGAATGTTAGTAACATCTACAACAATATTTATTCGCTCGAAGTTTTCACGGTTCTGCTATGAATATTGAAGAATTCAAACGACAAAACACTCAACAGATAAAAAGTTACCCCCTCGCACTTCAGGCTTTGTGGTACGACTATCAAGATGATTGGCATAAATCTCATAACTTAATTGATTCAGAAAGCGATCGTAATTGTGCTTGGGTTCATGCTTATCTGCATCGAAAGGAAGGAGATTTAAGTAATGCTCGTTATTGGTATCGCCGTAGCGGTCAGCCCGAATCAAAACTTAGTTTGATTGAAGAAAGGCAGCAGATCGCTCAAGCTTTACTGGCGCAAGGAAATAATTAATTTAATCTTTGTTTGTATGGTTCAAAACAATAATACTTAGGACGTGAATCCAATCTAACATGAAGCCAGTGAACCCCCAACCCCGATGTACTGACCCAGATGGGCTGTTCGTTAAGCTTCTGAG
This window of the Coleofasciculaceae cyanobacterium genome carries:
- a CDS encoding DUF1824 family protein encodes the protein MSASQPPALTLGLALKIVKSYDDSIQLTNTEPLAELEELRNSLLLIASLSSSQNLGICASDFQQGFSALVSYLEAFGYQHARGISLGSPSISAHQSNLEKDKANQSLSPVYLKFSTQKMSYYSNKYTGKYRGVLISYQSEDDSVAGTYGHFPLDLFLNNNKI
- a CDS encoding rubredoxin; protein product: MKYICSVCNYEYDSEVGDPDSGIEPGTAFEDIPDDWVCPVCGAGKSDFEPAQ
- a CDS encoding YnfA family protein, whose amino-acid sequence is MRTFLFFLLAALGELSGCYAFWAWLRLEKSILWIIPGILALIVFVYALTRVDSNNAGRVYAAYGGIYILSSLFWLWLAEGVKPDKWDLFGVGISLVGTIIILFGAHQP
- a CDS encoding glycosyltransferase, giving the protein MSSEISIIIPTLNEEDVLARTLHNLTLLNLSPFEILLVDGGSQDNTLKIAREAGVSVLLSDQAGRSIQMNLGAKVVAKGDLLCFLHADTLVPNDLTTIIKKVLAEPAIQTPILDYHFLILVG
- a CDS encoding molybdopterin-dependent oxidoreductase, giving the protein MQSNAPEPTADLTDRFERVEADSVERRQSTFDFTQQSGALQPDKIVDSACQFCNFLCGLKVHLKNDRVIDILGEPDDPVQAGELCVKAPMMTELVYNRFRLQTPMKRVKGEKGSSDSQFEPIDWDEALETIAAKFLALKDAGEARAIANKTSGRLPRGTGSLVGRYFELLGSPNNTDVGPVCNDAGGNALAKTFGLGNFTKNNYATASMNGTTLKFSYCPLESASALLKEQYAVGTVEIRIVQPR